The genomic stretch ttgtatcCCCAATGTATCACAGATAGGCCAGTATATAGGAAACACTCAATAATGATTGAAAGAAGAATTAGTGAATAAACTACATATGGACTACTTCATTTACTGTTCAGAACAATTGTGAGTCAAATCTTGTTCCTAcaaatttttaattagaaaactaAAGCTTAGATTAATTTAGCAATTTGTTCAAGGTTATATAACTTCAAAGTATTTGACCCTGTTCACATTCTACAATGCGTAGTTTCATTTCTGCTCAAACTTCCTTAGAAGATTGTAGCATCATAATTTGACTCAATATTTGCCTTTCAAATTTCTATCAATTTAAGAATGTTTGAGAATTGCTAATTTGAGAAACTCCCATAGCTTTTTTCAACTTTAAATCCATGACCCATTAAGAAAGATTTTCAGAGAGCAGAGCACGGCAGCTGAAAGCCAATGAGTTAGAGCTTCAGTGTTCTGAATCAAGGGCCTCTCAATGAGGTTGGACCTGGAGGACACAAAATGGAAGATGCATGTGGATGTGATCTCCTCCATACAGAACTTCCTCATCTATGTGGCCCTGCTGCAAGTCACCGCTTTTATCTTAAAGAAATTGGGCAGCATATGAAAATTGGGCATCACATGTGACTTCAAGATATGAAGAAGCTGGTTACAGTTTCTACTCCTATCTGCCAACAAAGAGGCCCAGAAAGGTGTAACAGACTCTTCGACTGAATGGACATAAAAATTTTACTTGTTAAGAACAAGTTTGGCTCTGGTAACTGAGGTCCatagctaaaatataaaattatttgggaAGTATGAAAAGATGTCTCATGGTCATGGTGTGCCATTATGCCTGTGATATCCGGCCTTTTGTGAATGTTAGTATAATAGTAAACAATGTCAAGCTCCATTTTCTGGCAAGTATTAATTGTAAGGGAACTATGTCTCTATGACAGCCATTTCTGTTTATCCTTATACTTCTGTCCAGAGTGTATTTGTGAACAGTCCCTTAGTTACACTGTACGAAAGGCAGCACACAACCACAAAGACATTTAAGCATAAGACCACTAGtctatgtttttaataaatgtaccaattaaaaaaaagattttcagacTTTATACATAGCTtgatcagttttaaaaataattgttttcacaTCCAAAAACCTTTTTAAATACTAAATGTACTATTTCAAACTATAAGACCCCAACCCTAATTCTCTTCTGATAAGAATCACAGCtattatgaaattaatttttatgaaatacttGACTCTTTATCTTGACACTTCATGAATTATATCTAGAAAATCATTTAGAAACCCTTCCAAATGTGCATATCATATAGATAATTCATATTTATTCCAAACACAGAGGCCTACAGATGACTGCCTACATTTCCTATCAAAGTTACTCGTTTGTCAAGGCTTGATTAGTCCTGATTATATTAAGACACAAACTACCAGTAAATGTTCATCTTTTTTCTGTGTGATTAATAAGGCCATGCACTACTATTTTCCTTGTAGTTTATAAATTGCAATTCTAGTCTATGTGATGAAAATGGTTAATGAATACAATGATATATTGAGCAACAATGACAACTATTTACTGTGAAATTTCCATGATTCATTTTTAAGTGATCTTAACAGGTGAACATGAATGAGAACGGATGATTATGTCTTGCTTGTTTCTTCCCCACCCCAGACCAATACTACATAGATATGCAGTGATCTCGGTTTTGTTCAAACTTCCTTCTGGTTAAGGAGGACCATAAGGCAAAACCTCTATTGATACTGCCAATACAAACATTCTATACAATGTTTTTGATTGCTACATTCCTCCTTCAGGATTTCTGATGCCTCCTTCAGGTTTAACTTGCAATACTTTTCAGAAATTGCTTTTTAACCTAACGAACTCTTCCCAAGCATGTGTACCTGTCACCTTAATTAAATATCTTAAGAAAAACAACTTTCAAATATATCCCCTATACAGTTTCTATTCCCCTCCActatttctctcattttccagATATACATTCCCCCAAACCCTCATTCCAATGCCTACAACATATTTACCTTCCTTTCCTCAATTTCTTTTTAGAATTAACAtaagtttcttaattttaaaacgCCTCTTTATAGCATTTTGGCCTAATAGTTATTTAAATCTTTCACTGTGCCTGCAATTAGTCTAGATAACATGTAAATTTCTGTTCTTCACCCAAGCCCTGACTTTcttttcatgccattttccttaCTTAAGCCTCATTCCCAACCAAGTTTCATGAtcatgttcatttatttattgtcttaaaTGATTCCTTCTACCTCTTTGAACATTTATTGTGTTACAATAGTTAAGGGAAAATCCCATAATTCCCTATTTACTACCTTAGGACATTTTCCTTGGTTTGTTTAAATTGTTCAGGCCATTTACTGTTCTGCTGGCTGGGAAATACGTATTTGCTCTACACCATGACCCtcgaaaaaaaacaaagccactaTAGTGACAAAAATCTCAGTTATTTCCTGCTGTTTAACAAAATTATGAAACCACTCATATTTTGCTGTAGGAATCCAATTTTTAATCTgctacttttaataaatatttctatattaggAAGCAAGCAGCTGGAAGCAATTTAGAGAAACGGTGCCTGATacatttttccctctctttttagATTTCCAAAAAAATGACagtattgatttcatttttaactcGTGTCCAAATTGGCTATATCAATTTCTCATCTCTCACAGCTTTTGGAATTCTTCTAGAACTCAGAAATTTTATATGCTacatagcaaaaaaataaaaataaaaaaagcagtaACATTAAAAGGAAAGATAACTTGTGTCACATGGTCATTTGGCTAACAGGGTTAAGGGAAACTGACCACATAGGGGAGGCAACAAGGTGATAATGAACAAAGTTAAAAGTCccaggacaggtgcagtggctcatgcctgtaatcccagcactttgcaaggccaaggcaggtggattgcttgaggtcaggagttcgagaccagcctggccaacatagtgaaaccccatctctactaaagacacaaaaattagccacgcgtggtggtgagcacctgcaatcccagctactggggaggctgaggcaggagaatcgcttgaacctgggaggcagaggttgcagtgagccaagattgtgccattgcactccagcctgggacacagagcaagactctgtttcaaaaaaaagtccTGGGACAGAAATCACgtaactatttcaaacaatatgACACTATGATATACTTCTCTTAGGGGAGCGTCTCAGCTATCTACACCTCTATTACCTTCCTTCCAAGTGACACCAGAGACTCAGCAAGAATGTGCCAGTAGCTAGATTTAATCAGAATTTGTTTGAACAAAATGGGAGAGCATCAAAATAACATTCAAGATGTTTCATTGTACATTTGACTGAGAATTCCACAGTTGGCTCCAATACCTATAAGAAAAGCAAATTACGTAACAGTCTGGTTAGTGCGGCTTAAAGCAGAGTTTCTGTAAATTCATTCATGACTAAAGTCTAAACAAACAAATGCCATATAACACTAGCTATTCAGTGAACCACCAATTTTTACAAGCATACAAAAACACACGCAGGCATGTGCATGGAGAGAGAATCTCTCTATGATTTAAAGCCTTCACAAAGAACTACAATAATGGAAGAAAGATATATGCTAAATTCAAACTGGGTTTGGTACCTGGTTACCATTTTTTGTACCATTTTTGACACAGTATTTTAAGACATTTAAGAGATGTTAAAGCTGTCCTCTTGGCTGCCCAAGAGGAGATCACTGTTACATCTGACATTTTTCTGTAATGGCTTACATTATTAATTCCCAATACATACATGGGCTGTATGTTAACAGAAAGTGAAACAAACATCACCACCACAACTAAGCTATGTTTACAACTACCATGTGCAGTAAAGTTTCCAAGTTCTACCTTGTATATAAATATTAGCTAAGCAGAAAGTACCAAATGAAAAGTCAAAGGCTAGCCTATGTGTACTATGTTTCAACAAAATGTGCCAGGATGATGTCCAATATTATTCAAAACTGGATATTCTGACACATACCATTTGTAAAACTGTGGTGTGCAAAGCCATATATagtggtgatttaaaaaaaaatactggaattATTACAGAACTTGGAAGGGTAAAAGGACCCTCCAGGATCACCTAGAGAAACATCACCTATTCACTCCCAAAGTCAAGAGAGAATTTTGAGATCACATAGACAGTATCAGCAAAGTCAGGGCTAGAACTCCAAACCCTACAAAAACCTAGTCTGTGCTCCTACCTTGACACCGTTATCTATCTTATATTTCATCTTAgccaaatggccaagaagcaatATATAATAGTATCTCCAATGGAAACATCTTAGCGCTAGACCTTCCTCTGTGAATCATAGTTTTCCTAAGCAATGCTGAGAGACCTCATCAAATGCGAAGAGTGGATTGACAGCCAATGTTCTCTTTAAAATGAATAGAATCCTTGAAGGAATTCATCTTTAAAAGTGTAATTTTCAAAAGAGCAGGACATCCAGCTTCAGAGAGGGAACCTTTGTAGCGCCAGTGACGGAAGAGATTTAAATATGGGTGTTGTTGAGAAAGGCAAGAAGATTTTTGTTCAGAAGTGTGCCCAGTGCCACACAATGGAAAAGGGAGGCCAGCACAAGACTGGGCCTAATCTCCATAGTCTCTACAGGCAGGAGACAGGTGAGGCCGTTGGATACTCTTACACAGACaccaataagaacaaaggcaTCACCTGGGGAAAGAAAACACTGATGCACTATTTGGAGACTCCCAAGAAGAACATCCCTGGAACAAAAATGATCTTTGATGGCATTAAGAAGAAGGCAGAAAGGGCGGACTTGATAGCTAATCTCAAAAACGCTACTCATCAGTAATAACTGGCCACTGCCTTATTtattacaaaacagaaatgtctCGTGACTTTATGTGTACCATAATTTAATAGATCTCATATACCAGAATTCAGATCATCAATGAATGACAGAATATTTTGTTGGGCAGTCCTGATTTTAAAACTAAGACTGGCTTGTGGTTAaatgaatatgttttttttttttaattttaatagtaattcCAATTCAGTAAATGCTAACGCTGTTTACCTCTTCTAAAAATATGATTCGATTTCATCAGCTTTTCACAAAGATGGTGAATGCCATCTTAAAACTTAATGGAAattggttttatatttagatttatataaCTGGTTATGTGAATATATTGAAATACTGGTGAAATTCCTTCACACTGTCTCAGAACCAAGCAAGATTCATCCGTGTTTCATGTTCACTTGCCTCTTAAAGGCAAGAGTTGAAGATAAGGTAGCAAtgtctactttatatttttggcCTTAACTATGCCAATCTAATTAGATTCCTATCTAAAATGGTTGCTTTTACTCATTGAAAGGCATTTTAGGGTGGTTTATAtgtaatatcaaataaatattatttaacacttctcacatttttttaaaaagtgctttcttTTGTTCATAAAAGGACCATAGAAATGACTAAATTTGACCTCTAATTTCTTCTCTCTCAAAAGTAGACCAactgacagaaagaaaaaaaaaactctataccTCAATGCTCTGCACTGCTTTATAATTTCCATCTGCCCCCATTAGcacttaatcattttaaaaagtttgacaGCCATTTAAAGTTGTTAGCAGATTTTTACTTATTAGTTTTTCTATCTCCTACCTTAGAATGAGTCCCTGCTAGTTCGTTAGTAAATCATCACACTAAAATGCAGTATTTTCAGAAATACAAACTTCACTAAAAACAACTGTAAAACAATTcccaaataattttaacaaaatttttactAGTCCCCAAACTCCATGCTAcataatcaactttttaaaaatcattctccTTCCTACTATCCCAGCGAGACTAGAAAATTTAAGACCTATCGATATGCTTGAAATCCTTCCCCTAAAAGCAAATTTATGTTAAGATTCACCGCTGAATATCTTGAGATATTTGAGACTT from Nomascus leucogenys isolate Asia chromosome 15, Asia_NLE_v1, whole genome shotgun sequence encodes the following:
- the LOC100599727 gene encoding cytochrome c-like produces the protein MGVVEKGKKIFVQKCAQCHTMEKGGQHKTGPNLHSLYRQETGEAVGYSYTDTNKNKGITWGKKTLMHYLETPKKNIPGTKMIFDGIKKKAERADLIANLKNATHQ